The following proteins are encoded in a genomic region of Drosophila bipectinata strain 14024-0381.07 chromosome XL, DbipHiC1v2, whole genome shotgun sequence:
- the sws gene encoding neuropathy target esterase sws isoform X7 has product MDVLELLRASATGSYTALFSDAWCQYVSNQITNSMYLYCALGVLSVVFLAWFMYFKRLARIRLRDAASRSMSAINSSSGGDLRGLRFRKRDKMLFYGRRMLRKMKNVSGQMYSSGKGYKRRAVMRFARRILQLRRDNMPLEMRTVEPPAEYLEETIDGSDRVPPDALYMLQSIRIFGHFEKPVFLRLCKHTQLLELMAGDYLFKITDPDDSVYIVQSGMINVYISNADGSTLSLKTVRKGESVTSLLSFIDVLSGNPSYYKTVTAKAIEKSVVIRLPMEAFEEVFQDNPDVMIRVIQVIMIRLQRVLFTALRNYLGLNAELVQNHMRFKSSTIMMPSCTSTRQNGSQPTLGMPAPTSSTTTTTPSPSPTTATAVHPGLAGANGVIGPGRPPVSPSRHSREEHTLSDPNPNPDVINAGVGSASGTNMFAEAHGDAPNVDVFHQHQHSVGNLSTRRGSISQMAPDLGPTLAGQGVGPGVTGAPPLIGGAPVSTIDMRLVHASAVESLRKELGLPEEDAHIIESFVEVRELEPNVTLITEGNSDDVCVWFVMTGTLAVYQANQDATRAKQQPEKNDMLIHFVHPGEIVGGLAMLTGEASAYTIRSRNNSRVAFIRRAAIYQIMRQRPRIVLDLGNGVVRRLSPLVRQCDYALDWIFLESGRAVYRQDEISDSTYIVLSGRMRSVITHPGGKKEIIGEYGKGDLVGIVEMITETSRTTTVLAVRDSELAKLPEGLFNAIKLRYPIVVTKLISFLSHRFLGTMQTRSSSAAPGGPVEANPVTHKYSTVALVPITDEVPLTPFTYELYHSLCAIGPVLRLTSDVVRKQLGPNIFEAANEYRLTSWLAQQEDRNIITLYQCDNALSAWTQRCMRQADVILIVGLGNGSHTVGKFEREIDRLAMRTQKELVLLYPETTNSRPANTLSWLNARPWVTKHHHVLCVKRIFTRKSQYRIELTIA; this is encoded by the exons ATGGATGTCCTGGAACTGCTGCGCGCCAGCGCCACCGGCAGCTACACGGCTCTCTTTTCAGATGCGTGGTGCCAGTACGTTTCCAATCAGATCACTAACTCG ATGTACCTGTATTGCGCTTTGGGCGTTTTGTCGGTGGTGTTTCTGGCGTGGTTCATGTACTTCAAGCGCCTGGCCCGGATTCGGCTACGAGATGCCGCCTCTCGCTCCATGAGCGCCATCAACTCCTCGTCCGGCGGAGACCTGCGCGGCCTGAGGTTCCGGAAGCGGGACAAGATGCTGTTCTACGGCCGTCGGATGCTGCGCAAAATGAAGAACGTCAGCGGCCAGATGTACAGCAGCGGCAAAGGCTACAAGCGGAGGGCAGTGATGCGCTTCGCCAGGCGCATCCTTCAGCTGAGGCGCGACAACATGCCGCTGGAGATGCGCACCGTGGAGCCGCCGGCCGAGTATCTGGAGGAGACAATCGACGGCAGTGACCGTGTGCCGCCGGATGCCCTGTACATGCTGCAGAGCATCCGCATCTTCGGCCACTTCGAGAAGCCCGTCTTCCTGCGGCTCTGCAAGCACACGCAGCTCCTGGAGCTGATGGCAGGCGACTATCTGTTCAAGATCACCGACCCGGACGACAGCGTCTACATCGTCCAGTCGGGCATGATCAATGTGTATATCTCGAATGCGGACGGAAGCACGTTGTCCCTGAAGACGGTGCGCAAGGGAGAGTCGGTCACGTCGCTGCTGAGCTTCATCGACGTCCTGTCGGGGAATCCCAGCTACTACAAAACGGTGACGGCGAAGGCGATAGAGAAGTCCGTGGTGATCCGGCTGCCCATGGAG GCCTTTGAGGAGGTTTTCCAGGACAATCCGGACGTGATGATACGCGTCATTCAGGTGATCATGATCCGCCTGCAGCGCGTGCTCTTCACAGCTCTGCGGAACTACCTCGGCCTGAACGCCGAGCTGGTGCAGAATCACATGCGTTTCAAGAGCAGCACCATAATGATGCCGTCCTGCACATCCACGCGCCAGAACGGCTCCCAGCCGACGCTCGGCATGCCCGCTCCCACGTCCTCGACCACCACCACGACTCCATCGCCATCGCCCACGACTGCCACTGCAGTTCACCCTGGCTTGGCAGGTGCCAACGGTGTCATTGGTCCGGGCAGACCTCCCGTCTCGCCGTCGCGCCACTCACGCGAGGAGCACACCCTGTCCgatcccaatcccaatccgGACGTGATAAACGCCGGCGTTGGCAGCGCCTCCGGCACCAACATGTTCGCCGAGGCGCACGGTGATGCGCCCAATGTAGACGTGTtccaccagcaccagcactcCGTGGGCAATCTGTCGACGCGACGTGGTTCCATCTCCCAAATGGCGCCCGATCTGGGGCCGACACTAGCAGGTCAGGGCGTGGGACCCGGTGTAACGGGAGCACCTCCGTTGATAGGTGGAGCACCCGTGTCCACGATAGACATGCGACTGGTGCACGCCTCCGCTGTGGAGAGCCTGCGCAAGGAGCTGGGCCTGCCGGAGGAGGACGCCCACATTATTGAGTCGTTTGTGGAGGTGCGGGAACTGGAGCCGAATGTCACCCTCATCACGGAGGGCAACTCTGACGATGTGTGCGTGTGGTTCGTGATGACCGGCACTCTGGCCGTCTACCAGGCCAACCAGGACGCGACACGGGCCAAGCAGCAGCCGGAGAAGAACGACATGCTCATCCACTTTGTCCATCCGGGCGAGATTGTCGGCGGACTGGCCATGCTGACGGGCGAGGCCAGTGCCTACACCATCCGCTCCAGGAACAATAGTCGGGTGGCCTTCATCCGGCGTGCAGCCATCTATCA GATCATGCGGCAGAGGCCCCGCATCGTTCTGGATCTGGGCAATGGAGTGGTTCGTCGGCTATCGCCTCTGGTGCGGCAGTGTGACTACGCCCTGGATTGGATCTTCCTGGAGTCCGGACGAGCCGTGTACCGGCAGGACGAGATCAGCGATAGCACCTACATAGTTTTGAGCGGACGAATGAGATCTGTGATCACGCATCCCGGTGGCAAGAAGGAGATCATCGGCGAGTACGGCAAGGGTGACCTGGTTGGCATCGTCGAGATGATCACCGAGACGTCGCGCACCACCACCGTGCTGGCCGTGCGCGACTCGGAGCTGGCCAAGCTGCCCGAGGGCCTGTTCAATGCCATCAAGCTGCGCTACCCCATTGTGGTAACGAAGCTTATTAGCTTCCTCAGCCACCGCTTCCTCGGCACGATGCAGACGCGCTCCAGCAGCGCGGCGCCAGGTGGACCCGTCGAGGCCAATCCCGTCACGCACAAGTACTCCACGGTGGCTCTCGTGCCCATTACGGACGAGGTGCCGCTCACGCCCTTCACCTACGAGCTCTACCACTCACTTTGTGCCATAG GTCCCGTCCTCCGCTTAACCTCCGATGTGGTGCGCAAGCAGCTGGGCCCCAACATCTTTGAGGCCGCCAACGAATACCGACTGACCTCGTGGCTGGCGCAGCAGGAGGACCGGAACATCATCACCCTGTACCAGTGCGACAATGCACTGAGTGCCTGGACGCAGCGCTGCATGCGTCAGGCGGACGTCATCCTGATCGTGGGGCTGGGCAACGGCTCCCATACGGTGGGCAAGTTTGAGCGCGAGATCGATCGCCTGGCGATGCGAACGCAGAAGGAGCTGGTGCTACTCTACCCAGAGACGACGAACTCCAGGCCGGCCAACACGCTCAGCTGGCTGAATGCCAGGCCCTGGGTAACGAAGCACCACCATGTGCTCTGCGTGAAGCGCATCTTCACCCGCAAGAGCCAATACCGCATT GAACTAACAATAGCAT AA
- the sws gene encoding neuropathy target esterase sws isoform X6: MDVLELLRASATGSYTALFSDAWCQYVSNQITNSMYLYCALGVLSVVFLAWFMYFKRLARIRLRDAASRSMSAINSSSGGDLRGLRFRKRDKMLFYGRRMLRKMKNVSGQMYSSGKGYKRRAVMRFARRILQLRRDNMPLEMRTVEPPAEYLEETIDGSDRVPPDALYMLQSIRIFGHFEKPVFLRLCKHTQLLELMAGDYLFKITDPDDSVYIVQSGMINVYISNADGSTLSLKTVRKGESVTSLLSFIDVLSGNPSYYKTVTAKAIEKSVVIRLPMEAFEEVFQDNPDVMIRVIQVIMIRLQRVLFTALRNYLGLNAELVQNHMRFKSSTIMMPSCTSTRQNGSQPTLGMPAPTSSTTTTTPSPSPTTATAVHPGLAGANGVIGPGRPPVSPSRHSREEHTLSDPNPNPDVINAGVGSASGTNMFAEAHGDAPNVDVFHQHQHSVGNLSTRRGSISQMAPDLGPTLAGQGVGPGVTGAPPLIGGAPVSTIDMRLVHASAVESLRKELGLPEEDAHIIESFVEVRELEPNVTLITEGNSDDVCVWFVMTGTLAVYQANQDATRAKQQPEKNDMLIHFVHPGEIVGGLAMLTGEASAYTIRSRNNSRVAFIRRAAIYQIMRQRPRIVLDLGNGVVRRLSPLVRQCDYALDWIFLESGRAVYRQDEISDSTYIVLSGRMRSVITHPGGKKEIIGEYGKGDLVGIVEMITETSRTTTVLAVRDSELAKLPEGLFNAIKLRYPIVVTKLISFLSHRFLGTMQTRSSSAAPGGPVEANPVTHKYSTVALVPITDEVPLTPFTYELYHSLCAIGPVLRLTSDVVRKQLGPNIFEAANEYRLTSWLAQQEDRNIITLYQCDNALSAWTQRCMRQADVILIVGLGNGSHTVGKFEREIDRLAMRTQKELVLLYPETTNSRPANTLSWLNARPWVTKHHHVLCVKRIFTRKSQYRIVWFIRQELTIA, encoded by the exons ATGGATGTCCTGGAACTGCTGCGCGCCAGCGCCACCGGCAGCTACACGGCTCTCTTTTCAGATGCGTGGTGCCAGTACGTTTCCAATCAGATCACTAACTCG ATGTACCTGTATTGCGCTTTGGGCGTTTTGTCGGTGGTGTTTCTGGCGTGGTTCATGTACTTCAAGCGCCTGGCCCGGATTCGGCTACGAGATGCCGCCTCTCGCTCCATGAGCGCCATCAACTCCTCGTCCGGCGGAGACCTGCGCGGCCTGAGGTTCCGGAAGCGGGACAAGATGCTGTTCTACGGCCGTCGGATGCTGCGCAAAATGAAGAACGTCAGCGGCCAGATGTACAGCAGCGGCAAAGGCTACAAGCGGAGGGCAGTGATGCGCTTCGCCAGGCGCATCCTTCAGCTGAGGCGCGACAACATGCCGCTGGAGATGCGCACCGTGGAGCCGCCGGCCGAGTATCTGGAGGAGACAATCGACGGCAGTGACCGTGTGCCGCCGGATGCCCTGTACATGCTGCAGAGCATCCGCATCTTCGGCCACTTCGAGAAGCCCGTCTTCCTGCGGCTCTGCAAGCACACGCAGCTCCTGGAGCTGATGGCAGGCGACTATCTGTTCAAGATCACCGACCCGGACGACAGCGTCTACATCGTCCAGTCGGGCATGATCAATGTGTATATCTCGAATGCGGACGGAAGCACGTTGTCCCTGAAGACGGTGCGCAAGGGAGAGTCGGTCACGTCGCTGCTGAGCTTCATCGACGTCCTGTCGGGGAATCCCAGCTACTACAAAACGGTGACGGCGAAGGCGATAGAGAAGTCCGTGGTGATCCGGCTGCCCATGGAG GCCTTTGAGGAGGTTTTCCAGGACAATCCGGACGTGATGATACGCGTCATTCAGGTGATCATGATCCGCCTGCAGCGCGTGCTCTTCACAGCTCTGCGGAACTACCTCGGCCTGAACGCCGAGCTGGTGCAGAATCACATGCGTTTCAAGAGCAGCACCATAATGATGCCGTCCTGCACATCCACGCGCCAGAACGGCTCCCAGCCGACGCTCGGCATGCCCGCTCCCACGTCCTCGACCACCACCACGACTCCATCGCCATCGCCCACGACTGCCACTGCAGTTCACCCTGGCTTGGCAGGTGCCAACGGTGTCATTGGTCCGGGCAGACCTCCCGTCTCGCCGTCGCGCCACTCACGCGAGGAGCACACCCTGTCCgatcccaatcccaatccgGACGTGATAAACGCCGGCGTTGGCAGCGCCTCCGGCACCAACATGTTCGCCGAGGCGCACGGTGATGCGCCCAATGTAGACGTGTtccaccagcaccagcactcCGTGGGCAATCTGTCGACGCGACGTGGTTCCATCTCCCAAATGGCGCCCGATCTGGGGCCGACACTAGCAGGTCAGGGCGTGGGACCCGGTGTAACGGGAGCACCTCCGTTGATAGGTGGAGCACCCGTGTCCACGATAGACATGCGACTGGTGCACGCCTCCGCTGTGGAGAGCCTGCGCAAGGAGCTGGGCCTGCCGGAGGAGGACGCCCACATTATTGAGTCGTTTGTGGAGGTGCGGGAACTGGAGCCGAATGTCACCCTCATCACGGAGGGCAACTCTGACGATGTGTGCGTGTGGTTCGTGATGACCGGCACTCTGGCCGTCTACCAGGCCAACCAGGACGCGACACGGGCCAAGCAGCAGCCGGAGAAGAACGACATGCTCATCCACTTTGTCCATCCGGGCGAGATTGTCGGCGGACTGGCCATGCTGACGGGCGAGGCCAGTGCCTACACCATCCGCTCCAGGAACAATAGTCGGGTGGCCTTCATCCGGCGTGCAGCCATCTATCA GATCATGCGGCAGAGGCCCCGCATCGTTCTGGATCTGGGCAATGGAGTGGTTCGTCGGCTATCGCCTCTGGTGCGGCAGTGTGACTACGCCCTGGATTGGATCTTCCTGGAGTCCGGACGAGCCGTGTACCGGCAGGACGAGATCAGCGATAGCACCTACATAGTTTTGAGCGGACGAATGAGATCTGTGATCACGCATCCCGGTGGCAAGAAGGAGATCATCGGCGAGTACGGCAAGGGTGACCTGGTTGGCATCGTCGAGATGATCACCGAGACGTCGCGCACCACCACCGTGCTGGCCGTGCGCGACTCGGAGCTGGCCAAGCTGCCCGAGGGCCTGTTCAATGCCATCAAGCTGCGCTACCCCATTGTGGTAACGAAGCTTATTAGCTTCCTCAGCCACCGCTTCCTCGGCACGATGCAGACGCGCTCCAGCAGCGCGGCGCCAGGTGGACCCGTCGAGGCCAATCCCGTCACGCACAAGTACTCCACGGTGGCTCTCGTGCCCATTACGGACGAGGTGCCGCTCACGCCCTTCACCTACGAGCTCTACCACTCACTTTGTGCCATAG GTCCCGTCCTCCGCTTAACCTCCGATGTGGTGCGCAAGCAGCTGGGCCCCAACATCTTTGAGGCCGCCAACGAATACCGACTGACCTCGTGGCTGGCGCAGCAGGAGGACCGGAACATCATCACCCTGTACCAGTGCGACAATGCACTGAGTGCCTGGACGCAGCGCTGCATGCGTCAGGCGGACGTCATCCTGATCGTGGGGCTGGGCAACGGCTCCCATACGGTGGGCAAGTTTGAGCGCGAGATCGATCGCCTGGCGATGCGAACGCAGAAGGAGCTGGTGCTACTCTACCCAGAGACGACGAACTCCAGGCCGGCCAACACGCTCAGCTGGCTGAATGCCAGGCCCTGGGTAACGAAGCACCACCATGTGCTCTGCGTGAAGCGCATCTTCACCCGCAAGAGCCAATACCGCATT GTGTGGTTTATTCGCCAGGAACTAACAATAGCAT AA
- the sws gene encoding neuropathy target esterase sws isoform X2: MYLYCALGVLSVVFLAWFMYFKRLARIRLRDAASRSMSAINSSSGGDLRGLRFRKRDKMLFYGRRMLRKMKNVSGQMYSSGKGYKRRAVMRFARRILQLRRDNMPLEMRTVEPPAEYLEETIDGSDRVPPDALYMLQSIRIFGHFEKPVFLRLCKHTQLLELMAGDYLFKITDPDDSVYIVQSGMINVYISNADGSTLSLKTVRKGESVTSLLSFIDVLSGNPSYYKTVTAKAIEKSVVIRLPMEAFEEVFQDNPDVMIRVIQVIMIRLQRVLFTALRNYLGLNAELVQNHMRFKSSTIMMPSCTSTRQNGSQPTLGMPAPTSSTTTTTPSPSPTTATAVHPGLAGANGVIGPGRPPVSPSRHSREEHTLSDPNPNPDVINAGVGSASGTNMFAEAHGDAPNVDVFHQHQHSVGNLSTRRGSISQMAPDLGPTLAGQGVGPGVTGAPPLIGGAPVSTIDMRLVHASAVESLRKELGLPEEDAHIIESFVEVRELEPNVTLITEGNSDDVCVWFVMTGTLAVYQANQDATRAKQQPEKNDMLIHFVHPGEIVGGLAMLTGEASAYTIRSRNNSRVAFIRRAAIYQIMRQRPRIVLDLGNGVVRRLSPLVRQCDYALDWIFLESGRAVYRQDEISDSTYIVLSGRMRSVITHPGGKKEIIGEYGKGDLVGIVEMITETSRTTTVLAVRDSELAKLPEGLFNAIKLRYPIVVTKLISFLSHRFLGTMQTRSSSAAPGGPVEANPVTHKYSTVALVPITDEVPLTPFTYELYHSLCAIGPVLRLTSDVVRKQLGPNIFEAANEYRLTSWLAQQEDRNIITLYQCDNALSAWTQRCMRQADVILIVGLGNGSHTVGKFEREIDRLAMRTQKELVLLYPETTNSRPANTLSWLNARPWVTKHHHVLCVKRIFTRKSQYRINDLYSRVLLSEPNMHSDFSRLARWLTGNSIGLVLGGGGARGAAHIGMLKAIQEAGIPIDMVGGVSIGALMGALWCSERNITTVTQKAREWSKKMTKWFLQLLDLTYPITSMFSGREFNKTIHDTFGDVSIEDLWIPYFTLTTDITASCHRIHTNGSLWRYVRSSMSLSGYMPPLCDPKDGHLLLDGGYVNNLPGQLWRYCRASMSIAGVFPPFCDYRDGHLLLDGCYTNNVPADVMHNLGAAHIIAIDVGSQDDTDLTNYGDDLSGWWLLYKKWNPFTSPVKVPDLPDIQSRLAYVSCVRQLEEVKNSDYCEYIRPPIDKYKTLAFGSFDEIRDVGYVFGKNYFENMAKAGRLGRFNQWFNKEPPKRGNHASLNEYTFIDLAQIVCRLPETNVGNTADLFSEDEDCDGYISEPTTLNTDRRRIQVPRAGNSLSFSENEMDSDVELDLQLERKTEKSIHSAATSVGRGSMRSREFHKLEQERNVDIARIKDETERVKAPTNLDRKGDGQEQEQEQEQEQKLEQQLHQGELQQNPEVEEEQRNQGEGNEDNKENKGGAYNETKN, from the exons ATGTACCTGTATTGCGCTTTGGGCGTTTTGTCGGTGGTGTTTCTGGCGTGGTTCATGTACTTCAAGCGCCTGGCCCGGATTCGGCTACGAGATGCCGCCTCTCGCTCCATGAGCGCCATCAACTCCTCGTCCGGCGGAGACCTGCGCGGCCTGAGGTTCCGGAAGCGGGACAAGATGCTGTTCTACGGCCGTCGGATGCTGCGCAAAATGAAGAACGTCAGCGGCCAGATGTACAGCAGCGGCAAAGGCTACAAGCGGAGGGCAGTGATGCGCTTCGCCAGGCGCATCCTTCAGCTGAGGCGCGACAACATGCCGCTGGAGATGCGCACCGTGGAGCCGCCGGCCGAGTATCTGGAGGAGACAATCGACGGCAGTGACCGTGTGCCGCCGGATGCCCTGTACATGCTGCAGAGCATCCGCATCTTCGGCCACTTCGAGAAGCCCGTCTTCCTGCGGCTCTGCAAGCACACGCAGCTCCTGGAGCTGATGGCAGGCGACTATCTGTTCAAGATCACCGACCCGGACGACAGCGTCTACATCGTCCAGTCGGGCATGATCAATGTGTATATCTCGAATGCGGACGGAAGCACGTTGTCCCTGAAGACGGTGCGCAAGGGAGAGTCGGTCACGTCGCTGCTGAGCTTCATCGACGTCCTGTCGGGGAATCCCAGCTACTACAAAACGGTGACGGCGAAGGCGATAGAGAAGTCCGTGGTGATCCGGCTGCCCATGGAG GCCTTTGAGGAGGTTTTCCAGGACAATCCGGACGTGATGATACGCGTCATTCAGGTGATCATGATCCGCCTGCAGCGCGTGCTCTTCACAGCTCTGCGGAACTACCTCGGCCTGAACGCCGAGCTGGTGCAGAATCACATGCGTTTCAAGAGCAGCACCATAATGATGCCGTCCTGCACATCCACGCGCCAGAACGGCTCCCAGCCGACGCTCGGCATGCCCGCTCCCACGTCCTCGACCACCACCACGACTCCATCGCCATCGCCCACGACTGCCACTGCAGTTCACCCTGGCTTGGCAGGTGCCAACGGTGTCATTGGTCCGGGCAGACCTCCCGTCTCGCCGTCGCGCCACTCACGCGAGGAGCACACCCTGTCCgatcccaatcccaatccgGACGTGATAAACGCCGGCGTTGGCAGCGCCTCCGGCACCAACATGTTCGCCGAGGCGCACGGTGATGCGCCCAATGTAGACGTGTtccaccagcaccagcactcCGTGGGCAATCTGTCGACGCGACGTGGTTCCATCTCCCAAATGGCGCCCGATCTGGGGCCGACACTAGCAGGTCAGGGCGTGGGACCCGGTGTAACGGGAGCACCTCCGTTGATAGGTGGAGCACCCGTGTCCACGATAGACATGCGACTGGTGCACGCCTCCGCTGTGGAGAGCCTGCGCAAGGAGCTGGGCCTGCCGGAGGAGGACGCCCACATTATTGAGTCGTTTGTGGAGGTGCGGGAACTGGAGCCGAATGTCACCCTCATCACGGAGGGCAACTCTGACGATGTGTGCGTGTGGTTCGTGATGACCGGCACTCTGGCCGTCTACCAGGCCAACCAGGACGCGACACGGGCCAAGCAGCAGCCGGAGAAGAACGACATGCTCATCCACTTTGTCCATCCGGGCGAGATTGTCGGCGGACTGGCCATGCTGACGGGCGAGGCCAGTGCCTACACCATCCGCTCCAGGAACAATAGTCGGGTGGCCTTCATCCGGCGTGCAGCCATCTATCA GATCATGCGGCAGAGGCCCCGCATCGTTCTGGATCTGGGCAATGGAGTGGTTCGTCGGCTATCGCCTCTGGTGCGGCAGTGTGACTACGCCCTGGATTGGATCTTCCTGGAGTCCGGACGAGCCGTGTACCGGCAGGACGAGATCAGCGATAGCACCTACATAGTTTTGAGCGGACGAATGAGATCTGTGATCACGCATCCCGGTGGCAAGAAGGAGATCATCGGCGAGTACGGCAAGGGTGACCTGGTTGGCATCGTCGAGATGATCACCGAGACGTCGCGCACCACCACCGTGCTGGCCGTGCGCGACTCGGAGCTGGCCAAGCTGCCCGAGGGCCTGTTCAATGCCATCAAGCTGCGCTACCCCATTGTGGTAACGAAGCTTATTAGCTTCCTCAGCCACCGCTTCCTCGGCACGATGCAGACGCGCTCCAGCAGCGCGGCGCCAGGTGGACCCGTCGAGGCCAATCCCGTCACGCACAAGTACTCCACGGTGGCTCTCGTGCCCATTACGGACGAGGTGCCGCTCACGCCCTTCACCTACGAGCTCTACCACTCACTTTGTGCCATAG GTCCCGTCCTCCGCTTAACCTCCGATGTGGTGCGCAAGCAGCTGGGCCCCAACATCTTTGAGGCCGCCAACGAATACCGACTGACCTCGTGGCTGGCGCAGCAGGAGGACCGGAACATCATCACCCTGTACCAGTGCGACAATGCACTGAGTGCCTGGACGCAGCGCTGCATGCGTCAGGCGGACGTCATCCTGATCGTGGGGCTGGGCAACGGCTCCCATACGGTGGGCAAGTTTGAGCGCGAGATCGATCGCCTGGCGATGCGAACGCAGAAGGAGCTGGTGCTACTCTACCCAGAGACGACGAACTCCAGGCCGGCCAACACGCTCAGCTGGCTGAATGCCAGGCCCTGGGTAACGAAGCACCACCATGTGCTCTGCGTGAAGCGCATCTTCACCCGCAAGAGCCAATACCGCATT AATGATCTCTATAGTCGCGTCCTGCTCTCGGAGCCGAACATGCATTCCGACTTTTCGCGCCTCGCCCGCTGGCTGACGGGCAACTCCATTGGCCTGGTTTTGGGCGGCGGCGGAGCTCGTGGCGCTGCTCACATCGGCATGCTGAAGGCCATCCAGGAGGCGGGCATACCCATCGACATGGTGGGCGGCGTCAGCATCGGTGCCTTGATGGGAGCGCTCTGGTGTTCCGAGCGCAACATCACCACAGTGACCCAGAAAGCGCGCGAGTGGTCAAAG aaaatgaCAAAATGGTTCCTACAACTGCTGGACCTCACCTACCCGATCACCTCGATGTTTTCCGGACGGGAGTTCAACAAGACCATCCACGACACCTTCGGGGACGTGAGCATCGAGGACCTGTGGATACCCTACTTCACCCTCACCACCGATATAACGGCTAGTTGCCATCGCATTCACACCAATG GATCTCTGTGGCGTTACGTACGCTCCTCCATGTCGCTCAGCGGCTATATGCCGCCTCTGTGCGATCCAAAAGATGGACACCTCCTCCTGGATGGCGGCTATGTGAATAATTTGCCAG GTCAGCTGTGGCGATACTGCCGGGCCAGTATGTCCATTGCCGGCGTCTTCCCGCCCTTCTGCGACTATCGTGATGGCCACCTGCTCCTCGACGGCTGCTACACGAACAATGTGCCAG CCGATGTGATGCACAACCTGGGCGCCGCTCATATTATCGCCATCGATGTGGGATCCCAGGACGACACCGATCTGACTAACTACGGGGACGATCTAAGTGGCTGGTGGCTGCTTTACAAGAAGTGGAATCCGTTCACCTCGCCAGTGAAGGTGCCCGATCTGCCGGATATTCAGTCCCGTCTTGCCTACGTGTCGTGCGTCCGTCAATTGGAG GAGGTCAAGAACTCGGACTACTGTGAATACATCCGGCCACCAATCGACAAGTACAAGACTCTGGCATTTGGGAGCTTCGACGAGATCCGGGATGTGGGCTACGTTTTTGGCAAGAACTACTTCGAGAACATGGCCAAGGCCGGGCGACTGGGTCGCTTTAACCAGTGGTTCAATAAGGAGCCACCGAAACGTGGCAACCATGCGTCCCTCAACGAGTACACCTTCATCGATCTGGCCCAGATTGTGTGCCGATTGCCGGAGACGAATGTGGGCAACACGGCGGACTTATTCAGCGAGGACGAAGACTGTGATGGTTACATCTCGGAACCGACAACGCTTAATACG GATCGACGGCGAATCCAAGTGCCACGTGCCGGCAACTCGTTGTCGTTCTCCGAGAACGAGATGGACTCTGATGTGGAGCTGGACCTGCAGCTGGAACGAAAAACGGAAAAGTCTATACACTCCGCGGCCACGTCTGTGGGGAGAGGCAGCATGCGTTCCAGGGAATTCCATAAGCTGGAGCAGGAGCGGAATGTGGATATCGCAAGGATCAAGGATGAGACTGAACGCGTAAAGGCGCCAACGAATCTGGACCGGAAAGGGGATGGACAGGAGCaggaacaagaacaagaacaggAGCAGAAACTGGAGCAGCAACTGCATCAAGGGGAACTACAGCAGAATCCGGAAGTAGAGGAGGAGCAGCGCAATCAAGGAGAAGGAAACGAGGACAACAAGGAGAACAAGGGAGGCGCGTATAACGAAACCAAAAACTAG